From the Streptomyces sp. SN-593 genome, the window CCGGCCACCTGCCAGTGACGCTAAACCTGCCCCCGACCCCACCCGGGCCCACTGTCCGGGACTGCCCGCTTTCCGTCGCGGCCGACCGGATCCGACCGCCGTCCGACGGGTGACCCGCCCGCATCCGGGCGCCGGGCGACCGAAGCCCGCGATACGGCACCCCGCCCGCCGCCCGGTGCTATGCGCGCCGTAGGGTCCGGCGCATGGACACCCTCATCAATGTCTTCGTCGGGCTGCACATCATCGGCATCGCGGCGCTGCTGGGCGGCTTCCTCACCCAGCTCAAGGCGATGGGCCGGGTCGGTGCCGCGCCGCGCTTCGTGCCCGGCATGCTCTACGGGGCCTGCGCGATGCTGGTCACCGGTGTGGCACTCGTCGGTCTGGCGCACGCCGACGACCGGCACCTGAGCAGCGTCAAGATCGGCGTCAAGCTGGCCGTGCTGCTGGTGATCCTCGGGCTGGTCTACGTCAGGCGCGACGAGGAGGAGGTCGACGCGGTCTCCTTCGGCGCGGTCGGCGGCCTGACCGTCGTCAACATCTTCATCGCGGTGCTCTGGACCTGAGCGCGCCGACCGCCGACACCGCGCCGGCGGACGGCAGCGCGCCGACCGCCGGCACCGCGCCCTCCGCCGAATCCGGCGCGGGCGCGGGCGGTCAGACGATGCGGCGCGCCGTGGCGAACGGCATCCAGCTCAGCGGGGCGACCTCGACCGACGCGCCCGTGTGCGGGGCGTGCACGATGTTGCCGTTGCCGATGTAGATCCCGACGTGGCTGAGGCCGGAGTAGAAGAACACCAGGTCGCCCGGGCGCAGGTCGGCCTCCGAGACCGCGGTGCCGTCCTTGGCCTGGTCCCAGGTGGTGCGCCCGATGCTGACCCCCGCGGCCTTGTAGGCGGCCTGGGTCAGGCCCGAGCAGTCGTACGAACTGGGGCCGGTGGCACCGAAGACGTACGGCTTGCCCTGCTGCGCCAGCGCGAACTGGATCGCGGCGGCCGCGCGGCCGGTGGCGCTGCCGGTGTAGGTCGGGGTGGTGCCGGACGACGACGAGGAGGAGGACGACGAGGACGACGACGTGGTCGTCTTCGGCCGCTGCAACGCGGCGAGCTTGGCCTTCTGCGCGGCGGTGAGGGTGTTGAGCAGCTTCTGCGCGGCGGCGAGCTTCGTCTGGACGTTCTTCTTCTGCGTGGCGAGCGTGCTCTGCGAGCTGGTCAGCTGCTTCAGGCTCGCGGTGGCCTGGGCGCGCTGGACGGACGCCTGCTCCTGCTGGATCTTGAACGTCTTGAGCGCCTGCTCCTGCGTGGCGGTCAGCCGGTCCAGCAGGTGGTTCTGCGACAGGAAGCTCTGCGGGTCGTCCGAGAAGAGCAGTTGCGTGGTGGAGCCGAGACCGCCGGTGCGGTACTGCTCGGCCGCGAACTGCCCCAGCACGCGCCGGGACTCGTTCATCTGCTCGGTCTTGTCGGCGACCTGGGCGAGCAGCTGGTTGGTCTTGGTGCGCTGCGCCGCCGTCTTCTCCTTGGCCTGGTCGTACTGCTGGGTGGCGACCTCGGCCTGCTGGTTGAGCGTGTCGACCTGCTTCTTGACCTCGCTGATGGAGGGCTTCGCGGGGGCCGCGTTCGCCGTCTCGCTCAAGAGGGTGACCGATGCCAGGGCCGCGGTGGTGATCCCGACGGCGGCCCGCGCGCCCGTCGACGCGAGTATCGGGGTGCGCGGCTTGCGGTGCGACGCCAAGGAGGCGACTCCTTCCGTGGACCGCCGACCGGGTTAGCTGACGGGTTCGGGCGGGGAAGGTCGCCCTACGGGGCCGGCGCTCGTCGCGTCTGCCCCGATTCACCCCGAAGTGCTCCTGGGTCCCCGGCTCCGGCCGGTGGCCGGATTAGGCGGAGGCGGTGCGCTGCCGGACCGTTGCCGGCGGGAGGCGGACCACCTAGCGGGCTACCGTAGTCAACTTCGCGGCATCTTGGGAAGTTTGGATTGCAATGTGACCGAAATCGCTTTGTGACCTTGGGTTTTACCGGAGGGCTCGACGGACATCCGGGTCATGCGGTGGCGACACGGACGACAGCTGCCATTACGGGCGGACGGCCGCGTAGAAGGGCATCTCGGTGATGGGGGCGATCTTCACCACGGTGCCGGTGTGCGGGGCGTGGATCATCTCGCCGTCGCCGATGTAGAGCCCGACGTGGCTCACGTCGCTGTAGAAGAAGATCAGGTCGCCCGGCTGGAGGTCGGACTCCGCCACCCTGGTGCCCACGTTCACCTGGTCGTAGGTGGTGCGCGGCAGGTCGATCCCGGCGGCCTTGTAGGCGGCCTGGGTCAGCCCCGAGCAGTCGTAGGAGTCCGGGCCGGTGGCGCCCCACACGTACGGCTTGCCGAGCTGCTTGCGGGCGAAGGCGATGGCCTGTTCGGCGGCGGTGGATCCGGCCGTCGAGGTGGTCGTGGTGGTGGTCGCGCTCGCCGCGGCCGCCGCCTTGGCCGCCGCCGCCTGCTTCGCCTTCTCCTGGGCCGCGAGCTTCTCGGCCTTCGCCTTGGCGGCCGCCTCCTGCTGCGCCTGCAACTGCGCCAGCCGCTTCTTCTCCTGGGCGTTGAGGCTGTTGAGGAGTTTCTGCGCGGCGCCGAGCTTCGTCTGCACGTCCTGCTTGGCGGACTTCAGCACGCCCTGCTGGGCGGTCAGCGTGGCC encodes:
- a CDS encoding C40 family peptidase encodes the protein MASHRKPRTPILASTGARAAVGITTAALASVTLLSETANAAPAKPSISEVKKQVDTLNQQAEVATQQYDQAKEKTAAQRTKTNQLLAQVADKTEQMNESRRVLGQFAAEQYRTGGLGSTTQLLFSDDPQSFLSQNHLLDRLTATQEQALKTFKIQQEQASVQRAQATASLKQLTSSQSTLATQKKNVQTKLAAAQKLLNTLTAAQKAKLAALQRPKTTTSSSSSSSSSSSSGTTPTYTGSATGRAAAAIQFALAQQGKPYVFGATGPSSYDCSGLTQAAYKAAGVSIGRTTWDQAKDGTAVSEADLRPGDLVFFYSGLSHVGIYIGNGNIVHAPHTGASVEVAPLSWMPFATARRIV
- a CDS encoding C40 family peptidase; translated protein: MATHRKARTALLSTPGPRAAVGITTAALATVTLLSESASATPAPAKPAQPSISEVKKQVDTLDQQAEAATQKYDQAQEQTDRQNTKVNKLLAQVARKTQQLNDSRRVLGEFAAAQYRSGGDLTTSRYLLSGDPQDLADEVHLTDVMGKREHAAVEAYQTQQVAVTQQRVEAAKSLATLTAQQGVLKSAKQDVQTKLGAAQKLLNSLNAQEKKRLAQLQAQQEAAAKAKAEKLAAQEKAKQAAAAKAAAAASATTTTTTSTAGSTAAEQAIAFARKQLGKPYVWGATGPDSYDCSGLTQAAYKAAGIDLPRTTYDQVNVGTRVAESDLQPGDLIFFYSDVSHVGLYIGDGEMIHAPHTGTVVKIAPITEMPFYAAVRP